The sequence below is a genomic window from uncultured Stenotrophomonas sp..
CTCCATCGGCCAGGCCACGGTGACGCTGGCGATCTACATGATGGTCGCCCTCGACCAGCAGCAGAGCACCGACGCCGCGCAGGCCTGGCGCGAGGCCGCATTGCTGCTGGCCGGCGCGGCCTGGTACGGCCTGCTGTCGATCCTGTGGACGGTGATGTTCGCCAACCGCCCGGTGCGCGAGCGGCTGGCACGGCTGTATGGCGAACTCGGCCGCTACCTGCAGCTGAAGGCCGACCTGTTCGAGCCGGTGCGTCACGGCGGACTGGAGGCACGGCAGCTGGCACTGGCCGAGCAGAACGTGCGCGTGGTGCAGGCGCTGGACTCCGCCAAGGCCGCCATCCTCAGCCGCTTCGGCCGCTCCGGGCGGCCGGGCGTGCAGTCCGGCCTGTATTTCCGCCTGTACTACATGGCACAGGATTTCCACGAGCGCGCCAGTTCCTCGCACTATCCCTACGAAGCGCTGACCGAGGCGTTCTTCCACAGCGACGTGCTGTACCGCTGCCGCCGGTTGCTGACCCTGCAGGGCCAGGCCTGCGCCGCGCTGGGGCAGGCCATCCGCCTGCGCCAGCCATTCGACTATGGCGACCGGTGCCGGCAGGCCGGGCAGGACCTGCAGCAGTCGCTGCGCTACCTGCGCGGACAACCCGATCCGCGCTGGCGGCTGCTGGGCTCGCTGCAGCTGCTGGAAACCAACCTGTCCAACATCGCCCGGCAGCTGTCCGAGGCCTCGCTGGCCGACACCCCGCTGGAAGGCATCGACACCCGCCTGCGCGACTCTTCGCCGCACACCCTGCGCGAGATGGCCACGCGCCTGCGCCAGGCCCTGACCCCCGGCTCGCTGCTGTTCCGCCACGGCGTGCGCATCGCGCTGGCGCTGACTGCCGGCTACGCGCTGCTCAAGCTGGTGCATCCGCAGAACGGCTACTGGATATTGCTGACCATCGTGTTCGTGTGCCGCCCGCATTTCGGCGCCACCCGGCTGCGGCTGGTGCAGCGCGTGGCCGGCACGCTGCTCGGCCTGGGCGTGACGTGGGCGCTGATGCAGCTGTTCCCGGGCACCACGCTGCAACTGCTGCTGGCGCTGGCCGCCGCGCTGCTGTTCTTCGTCACCCGCAACGAGCGCTACGTCATCGCCACCGCCGCGATCACGCTGATGGCGCTGCTGTGCTTCAACCTGCTCGGCGACGACGGCTTCGTGCTGATCTGGCCGCGGCTGCTGGACACGCTGATCGGCGGCGCCATCGCCGTGGCGGCCTCGCTGCTGGTCCTGCCCGACTGGCAGGGCCGGCGCCTGCACCGGGTGATGGCGCAGGTGGCTGCCACCTGCACCGGCTACCTGGACGCGGTGCTTGGCCAGTACCGCAGCGGCATGCGCGACGACCTGCCCTACCGCATCGCCCGCCGCGACATGCACAACGCCGACGTGGCGCTGTCGGTAGCGCTGTCCAACATGCTGCGCGAACCCAGCTACGCGCGCGGCAACCTCGACGCCGGCTTCCGCTTCCTGGCCCTGTCCAACACCCTGCTCGGCTACCTGTCGGCGCTGGGCGCGCACCGCGCGCAGGCGGCGGCGGTCGAGGACGACCCACTGATCGAGCAGGGCCACCGGCAGTTGCGGCAGTCGCTGGCACAACTGGCCGACGCGCTGGAACAGCGCCAGCCGGCAACGCCGCAGGAAGACGAAGTGGCGCTGGCCGATGCGCTGGAACAGCTGCCCGACGACATCGACGACAAGCCGCGGCTGGTGCGCACCCAGTTGGCGCTGATGCTGCGGCTGCTGCCGAAGCTGCGCGCGGCGGCGGCCGAAGCCGTCGGCAACGCCGCATAGGTCGGGGTTACGTCCCCGACGGGTTTTGCCATCAGGGCGTCGGGGGCGTGGCCCCGACCTACCCTCCTGCCAACCCGGGACTCCTGCTAAGGTGCCGCGCAGAACGCAAGGAGACCCGATGGCCGGCCACAACCAGTTCGCGTTGCTGAAGCAGCGCCGCTTCCTCCCGTTCTTCATCGTCCAGTCACTGGGCGCGTTCAACGACAACATCTACCGGCAGGCGATCATCGGCCTGCTGTTCTACCTCGGCGTCGGCACCGCCGAGCGCACGCTTTACACCAACCTGGCGCCGGCGCTGTTCATCCTGCCCTACTTCCTGTTCTCCGCACTGGCCGGGCAGATCGCCGAGAAGCTGGAGAAGCAGCGGCTGATCGTCATCACCACGGCGATGGAAATCGCGATCATGTCGCTGGCCGCCGTCGGCTTCCTGCTGCAGAACATGCCGGTGCTGCTGGTGGCGCTGTTCTGCACCGGCCTGCAATCCACCCTGTTCGGGCCGGTGAAGTATTCGGTACTGCCGTCGATCCTCAAGCCGGAGGAACTGACCGGCGGCAACGGCCTGGTCGAGATGGGCACCTCGCTGTCGATCCTGACCGGCATGATCGTCGGCGGCCTGGTGTTCGTGCTGGCCGGCAGCCACGGTCCCATCGTCGCGGCGGTGGCGATCATCGCGCTGGCGCTGGCCGGCAATGCCGCCGCGCGGATGATGCCGCGCGTGGACGCTGGTGCGCCGGAACTGAAAATCCGCTGGAACCCGCTGTCCGAATCGCTGGCGGTACTGCGGCTGGCGAAGAAACAGAAGGCGGTGCGCAACGCCATCCTCGGTGTGTCGTGGTTCTGGTTCGTCGGCACCGTGCTGACCTCGCAGCTGCCCAGCTACGCAGTGGTCAACCTCGGCGGCGAACCCACGCTCTACATCTTCGCGCTGGCGCTGTTCTCCATCGGCACCGGCGCCGGCTCGCTGCTGTGCGAAAAGCTGTCGGCGCGCACCGTCGAAATCGGCCTGGTGCCGCTGGGCGCGTTCGGCATCAGCGGGTTCCTGCTCGACCTGTATTTCGCCCGCGCCGGCACCGCCACCGCGCAAGGCCTTTCGCTGGCGCAGTTCGTGCAGCAGCCGGGCAGCGTCCGCATCATCGTCGACCTGCTCGGCATCGGCCTGTTCACCGGCTTCTTCGTGGTGCCGCTGTTCGCGCTGATCCAGAGCCGCACGCCGAAGTCGGAGATGTCGCGCGTATTCGCCGCGCTGAACATCCAGAACTCCGGCTTCATCGTGCTGGCTGCGGTCATCGGGCTGCTGCTGCAACTGGAACGGTTGACGCTGTTTGGTCACACCGTGCCCATGCCCGGCCTGAGCATCCCGCAACTGTTCCTCGCGCTGGCCATCGCCAACACGCTGGTGGCGGTCTGGATCTTCAGCATCGTGCCCGAGTTCCTGATGCGCTTCCTCAGCTGGCTGATGGTGCGCACGCTGTACCGGCTGCGCGTGCGTGGCGTGGAGGACCACGTGCCCGACGAGGGCGCAGCGTTGCTGGTCTGCAACCACGTCAGCTACATGGACGCGCTGATCCTGACGGCGGTGGTGCCGCGCCCGGTGCGCTTCGTCATGTATTACCGGATTTTCAACATCCCGGTGCTGCGCTGGATCTTCCGCACCGCCAAGGCCATTCCCATCGCCAGCCCGAAGGAGGACGCCGAGCTGATGCAGCGCGCCTTCGACGCGGTGGACGCGGCGCTGGCCGAGGGTGAGCTGGTCTGCATTTTCCCCGAGGGCGCGCTGACCCGCGACGGCGACATCGCCGCATTCAAGTCCGGGGTGGAGAAGATCCTCGCCCGGCGCCCGGTGCCGGTGGTGCCGATGGCACTCAAGGGCATGTGGGCCAGCATGTGGAGCCGGCGCGACAGTCGGCTGGGGCGGATGCGCGTGCCGCGCCGTTTTCGTGCCGATGTCGAGGTCGTCGCCGGCAAGGCCGTCGATGGTGCCGCCACCGACGCGGCGCAACTGGAAGCCGCGGTGCGCGCGCTGCGCGGCGACGATGCTTGAAGCCACACCCGGCCACTGGCTACGCTAGCGCCACGGTCGCGATGGACACGCCACGCAGACACCGACAAGGGGAAAACATGGACAACGCCACGCCACCGCCGCCACCCACGCCCGTCGTGGTGCCGCAGCAGGTGCACCATCACCACCACTACCCGCCGAAGTCAGGCGGCACCGCCGCGTTGCTGGAGGCCCTGCCCGGCATCTTCCAGGTGTTCGGCATCGGCCACATGTATGCCGGCAACGTCGGCACCGGGCTGATCATCATGTTCGGCTACTGGGCGGTGGCCTTCGTCAACCTCCTGCTCTGCTTCGTGTTCATCGGCTTCATCACCGGGCCGCTGTGCTGGGTGGCCACGATGATCATCTCGTCGCTGACCGCGGCCAACGCCTGCAAGACCCGCTGATACCCCACTTCCAAACCAACCGGAGCCTTCCCGATGAGCGCAGTGCCACCGCCCAACTCCTCGTTCAACACCGCCAAACCCGTGCCCAACCACCTGCTGTGGTCGATCCTGGTCACGTTGTTCAATTTCCTGGTCTGCTGCATCGCCTGCTGGAACTTCCCGGGCCTGATCACCGGCATCGTCGCCATCGTGTTTTCCTCCAAGGTCAACTCGCGGCTCAATGCCGGCGACGTGGCCGGCGCGGAGCAGGCTTCGCGCAACGCCAGGATCTGGGCCTGGGTGACCACCGGCTTCCTGATCCTCGGTGTGCTGGCCTTCTTCATCTCGCTGGCCTTCATGGGCGGCACCGAAGGCTATATGGAGCGGATCGAGGAAATCCGCCAGCAGATCGAAGCCACCCGTTGATGCCCCCGAGGCGTACCCTGCTGCTGACCGCACTACCGGCCGCCGCCCTGGCGGCCGGTGTCGGCATATGGGCCCTGCGGAGCTTCGATCCCAACCTGCCGGGCAACCCCTTCCCGCCCTGCGTTTTCCTCACGCTGACCGGCCATTACTGCGCCGGCTGCGGCATCACCCGCGCCCTGCACGCGCTGGTGCACGGCGACCTCGCCACCGCCCTGCGCATGAACGTGCTGGCAACCAGCCTGCTTGCCCTGGTGCCGCCGGTCGCCGCCTGGCATGCCGGCTGGAAACCGCGCCGGCTGCGCCCGTTCGCCACGCTGCTGGCTTCGCCGTGGTTGTGGGGCGTGGTGTTGTTCGGGTTCTGGATCACACGCAACCTGCCGTGGTACCCATTCAACCTGCTCGCGCCGGGCTGAAAAGCCTCGTTCCCGCGGCAACTCCCCCACGCGCGGCGGCGCGCCGGACAAACCGGCGCCTTCCTGCCTGCATGGCGCCGGGCTGAAAACGCCGCTTCATCGTAGATGCGGGGCTTGCCCCGCATGAGGCTTTACCCAATGAAGCCCAGTGCCGGGCAAGCCCGGCACCTACGATGAATCCGAGCCAATGCGAAGCCTGCCCGCATCGAAGCTGCGATCAACCGACCCAGCCGGCGATGATCATCAGCGCCAGCACCGCCATCCACAGCAGCAGCATTCGCCACACCACGCTCATCGCATCACGCAGCTCGGGGAAGCGCTCGTCGATGGGTACAAGGCCGGCCTCGCGTGCTTCCTCGGCCTCCTCGCCCAGCTCCATGCCGACACCGGCGCGCGCCGCCTCGCCCAGGAAGCCCAGTTCCAGCGCCCAGCGGTTGCCGGCGGCGCGGCGCCATGCCGAAAACACCGTGTCGAAATTGCCCACCAGCGCCATCGACAGCGCCATCAACTGCGCCACCGGCCACTCCAGCACTGCCAGTGCCCGGCGGCCGCCTTCGTGGCTGGCGCCGGACACGTGCACCGCCTGCGGCCCCTGCACCGCCTGCGCCAGCAGCCGGTACGCCGCCACGCCGAACGGGCCCAGCAGCAGGAACCAGAACAGCGGCGCGAACCAGCGGCGCAACGCATTGAACATGACCGCATCGACCAGTGATGCCACGTCCTCGCGCATGCTGCCGCCGGCCGAACGCAGGTGCGCGGTCGCCTGCGCGCGGCCGCTGGCATCATCGGCATCGATCACCGCCTCGACGTCGCGGTCCAGGTCGCGGGGCCCCCAGCACAGCACCAGCACGGCGGTGCCGTACAACAACGACGGCAGGCCGTAGAGGCGCTCGTCCAGCAGCCATTGCAGCAGGGCCACGAGCAACAGCAAGGGCACCAGCGCCGGCAGCAGGCCGAGGCGACCGCGCGCCCACCCGCCCTGCGCCTGCAGCCATGCCAGCCAGCGCCCGAACCAGCGCCAGTCGCGCATGGCGGCCATCACGGCCGGGGCCAGATGGCCCAGCACCAATGCCGCGATCACTGCTACCAGGGTAGTGAACATGGGTTTCCTCCGCGCCCCGATTGTAGGCCCTGCGGCGTCCGCCGACGGCCACCCGACTTCACGCCCGCTGCCGCCGGTACCAGTGCTCGATCAGGGTGCTGGCAATCGAGATCGGCGGCGGCAACAGGATGCCCCGGCCATCGTCGCCGTCGCCGCGGCGACGCAGTGCGGCGCCGACCTCCCCGGCATCGAACCAGCGCGCGTCCTCCAGTTCACCATCCACGGTGGGCTCATCGTCATGCGCCTCGGCGTGGAAACCGACCATCAGCGCGCCCGGGAACGGCCACGGCTGGGTGCCCAGGTAATGCGCGCCGGTCACCCGCACCCGGGTTTCCTCGAACACCTCGCGCGTGACGGTCTGCTCGAAGGTCTCGCCCGGCTCGACGAAGCCGGCCAGTACCGACCAGCGCCGCGGCGCCCAGGTGGCTTGCCGGCCCAGCAGCAGGCGGCCGCCGTTCTCGACCGCGACGATGACCGCCGGGTCGACCCGCGGGTAATGCTCGGTGCCGCACTGCCCGCAGCGGCCGATGAAACCACCGCGGCCGAAGGCCACCGCACCGCCGCAGACACCGCAGTAGCGGTTGCGCGAATGCCAGTACGACATGCCGCGCGCGTAGCAGAAGATGCCCGCCACCTCGGCCGGCCATTCAGCCGCGGCGCGGCGCAGATCCAGCCGTTGCGGCGCCTGCAGTGTGACCGTGGCCGCTTCGACCACGAACCACGCCCGCTCCTGTTGCAGGCCGAGGAAGATGGCCGCACCCGGTCCACCGCCCAGCGCGTGGCCGCTGCTCAGGAATGGCTGGCCGGTGGCGTCGGCGAACGCGGTGCCGTCGGCATCAAGCACCAGTACCCGTGCGTCGGACCAGAGCCGGGCCAGCGCCTCGGCGTCGTCGCGCAATGCATCGGCACGGTCCAGCGGCGCGCCCGCAAAGGCATGGCCGAGGAAGGAAGCAGCGGTATCGGGCATCACCGGGACCCTGGAGAAACCCGGCCATTGTAGGAGTATCGCCTTCTCCCTTCTCCCGCCGGGAGAGAGGCTTTCGTGCGCTACACGGTGAAGCTGCTGCCGCAGCCGCAGGTGGTGCGCGCGTTGGGATTGCGGATCACGAACTGGGCGCCGGTCAGGCTCTCGCTGTAATCGACCTCGGCACCCATCAGGTATTGCAGGCTCAGCGGGTCCACCAGCAGGGTCATGCCCTCGGTGACGACGGCCAGGTCGTCGTCGGCGCGGTTCTCGTCGAACTCGAACCCGTACTGGAAGCCCGAGCAGCCGCCGCCCTGGATGTAGACGCGCAGGGCGAGGGTGTCGCTGCCCTCGTCACGGATCAGTTCGTGCACCTTGGCCGCCGCGGCCGCGGTGAAGTTCAGCGGGCGGTCGAGGGACTGGTAGTCGGGCGCGGCCGGGGTGCCGGGCAGGGAAACGAGCGTGCTCATGTGCCCAGCATGGGGACGGAGCCGCCGCGATTCAAGCCTCTTCGGGCGCCGCTGCCACCGCCTGCGGCGCCGGCAACGCGGCCATCGCGCCCGTGTGCAGCAGGCGGCCGTTGAGCTGCGCACCGGCGCTCATTTCCACCACCTGGTAATGGACATTGCCGTTGACCCGCGCGGTCGGGGCCAGTTCCACCCGTTCGTCGGCGTGCACGTCGCCATCCAGGCTGCCGCTGACCACCACCACCGACGCCCGCACCTCGCCCTCGATATGGCCCTGTTCGGCCAGGGTCAGTGTTGCCCTGGCGCCATCCTCGGCCACAACCTTGCCCTCGATGCGGCCTTCCACGTACAACCCGCCGCTGAACATCACGTCGCCGCGGATCACCACCTGCGGCCCGATCAGCGCGTCCACCACCAACTGGCTGCCGCGGCTGGACTTGTTTCCGAACATGCTTACTCCCCTCTGCCGTTGCCGGCGAGTTTCCAATCGAATGTCTGGTTGGCACTCCCCCCCGGGCCGGCCAACGAGACTCGCACACGTTGCGGCGTGAAATCCTTGGGCAGCATCACGCTGCCATCCAGTTGCTGGAAATAACGGAAGGAATAGTCCTGTCCCGGCACCGCGCTGCGCTGGTGCAACTCGTCCCAGTTCACCGTGACCAGCTTGCCGTCCCTGACCCCTTCCACGGCAAAGCGCATCTGCCCCTGGCTAATCGCACCGCGGTTGAGGTTCTGGGTGAGTACCACGCTGTAGTGCCAGCTGCCGGCGGCTTCGGCGGTGAACTCGATCGAATGTGCATTCAGCCCCTTGCGTTGGCTGGTGGCACCCACCAGCCGTTCGTAGAACGCCACGTCCGCGCGCAACCCGGCAATTTCCTCTTCGCGCTCGGCCAGCGAGGCCTGCACCTCGCTGGTGGCGGCACGGCTGATCTTGTCGGAGGCCTCCAGCGTGGCCTGCCGCTGGCGCAGCTCCTCGATCTGCCCAAGCTGCAACTGCGCCTGCTGTTCACTCTGACGCAGGCGCTCGCGCAAACCGCCGGCATCGGGCGAGGCATGGCGCGCGGCC
It includes:
- the ampE gene encoding Transmembrane protein, giving the protein MFTTLVAVIAALVLGHLAPAVMAAMRDWRWFGRWLAWLQAQGGWARGRLGLLPALVPLLLLVALLQWLLDERLYGLPSLLYGTAVLVLCWGPRDLDRDVEAVIDADDASGRAQATAHLRSAGGSMREDVASLVDAVMFNALRRWFAPLFWFLLLGPFGVAAYRLLAQAVQGPQAVHVSGASHEGGRRALAVLEWPVAQLMALSMALVGNFDTVFSAWRRAAGNRWALELGFLGEAARAGVGMELGEEAEEAREAGLVPIDERFPELRDAMSVVWRMLLLWMAVLALMIIAGWVG
- a CDS encoding conserved hypothetical protein (Evidence 4 : Homologs of previously reported genes of unknown function), producing MKPHPATGYASATVAMDTPRRHRQGENMDNATPPPPPTPVVVPQQVHHHHHYPPKSGGTAALLEALPGIFQVFGIGHMYAGNVGTGLIIMFGYWAVAFVNLLLCFVFIGFITGPLCWVATMIISSLTAANACKTR
- a CDS encoding conserved membrane hypothetical protein (Evidence 4 : Homologs of previously reported genes of unknown function) translates to MRSSERLLTRLWAHEKASYGLRVFVALSTVLAACWYRGDLLPLPSLFLGIIASAIAETDDNGRGRAKAVLLSLLCFVVAAAAVIQLFAMPLAFVTALALAAFALTLLGALGERYASIGQATVTLAIYMMVALDQQQSTDAAQAWREAALLLAGAAWYGLLSILWTVMFANRPVRERLARLYGELGRYLQLKADLFEPVRHGGLEARQLALAEQNVRVVQALDSAKAAILSRFGRSGRPGVQSGLYFRLYYMAQDFHERASSSHYPYEALTEAFFHSDVLYRCRRLLTLQGQACAALGQAIRLRQPFDYGDRCRQAGQDLQQSLRYLRGQPDPRWRLLGSLQLLETNLSNIARQLSEASLADTPLEGIDTRLRDSSPHTLREMATRLRQALTPGSLLFRHGVRIALALTAGYALLKLVHPQNGYWILLTIVFVCRPHFGATRLRLVQRVAGTLLGLGVTWALMQLFPGTTLQLLLALAAALLFFVTRNERYVIATAAITLMALLCFNLLGDDGFVLIWPRLLDTLIGGAIAVAASLLVLPDWQGRRLHRVMAQVAATCTGYLDAVLGQYRSGMRDDLPYRIARRDMHNADVALSVALSNMLREPSYARGNLDAGFRFLALSNTLLGYLSALGAHRAQAAAVEDDPLIEQGHRQLRQSLAQLADALEQRQPATPQEDEVALADALEQLPDDIDDKPRLVRTQLALMLRLLPKLRAAAAEAVGNAA
- the yadR gene encoding putative chaperone involved in Fe-S cluster assembly and activation; hesB-like (Evidence 3 : Function proposed based on presence of conserved amino acid motif, structural feature or limited homology; Product type pf : putative factor); amino-acid sequence: MSTLVSLPGTPAAPDYQSLDRPLNFTAAAAAKVHELIRDEGSDTLALRVYIQGGGCSGFQYGFEFDENRADDDLAVVTEGMTLLVDPLSLQYLMGAEVDYSESLTGAQFVIRNPNARTTCGCGSSFTV
- a CDS encoding Transmembrane protein, with translation MSAVPPPNSSFNTAKPVPNHLLWSILVTLFNFLVCCIACWNFPGLITGIVAIVFSSKVNSRLNAGDVAGAEQASRNARIWAWVTTGFLILGVLAFFISLAFMGGTEGYMERIEEIRQQIEATR
- a CDS encoding putative membrane-anchored protein (Evidence 3 : Function proposed based on presence of conserved amino acid motif, structural feature or limited homology); protein product: MNNRPSRFQITPRSAVRHSRWLPWAIAVSWLLSLLLVGWLAARHASPDAGGLRERLRQSEQQAQLQLGQIEELRQRQATLEASDKISRAATSEVQASLAEREEEIAGLRADVAFYERLVGATSQRKGLNAHSIEFTAEAAGSWHYSVVLTQNLNRGAISQGQMRFAVEGVRDGKLVTVNWDELHQRSAVPGQDYSFRYFQQLDGSVMLPKDFTPQRVRVSLAGPGGSANQTFDWKLAGNGRGE
- a CDS encoding putative major facilitator superfamily transmembrane protein (Evidence 3 : Function proposed based on presence of conserved amino acid motif, structural feature or limited homology), which gives rise to MAGHNQFALLKQRRFLPFFIVQSLGAFNDNIYRQAIIGLLFYLGVGTAERTLYTNLAPALFILPYFLFSALAGQIAEKLEKQRLIVITTAMEIAIMSLAAVGFLLQNMPVLLVALFCTGLQSTLFGPVKYSVLPSILKPEELTGGNGLVEMGTSLSILTGMIVGGLVFVLAGSHGPIVAAVAIIALALAGNAAARMMPRVDAGAPELKIRWNPLSESLAVLRLAKKQKAVRNAILGVSWFWFVGTVLTSQLPSYAVVNLGGEPTLYIFALALFSIGTGAGSLLCEKLSARTVEIGLVPLGAFGISGFLLDLYFARAGTATAQGLSLAQFVQQPGSVRIIVDLLGIGLFTGFFVVPLFALIQSRTPKSEMSRVFAALNIQNSGFIVLAAVIGLLLQLERLTLFGHTVPMPGLSIPQLFLALAIANTLVAVWIFSIVPEFLMRFLSWLMVRTLYRLRVRGVEDHVPDEGAALLVCNHVSYMDALILTAVVPRPVRFVMYYRIFNIPVLRWIFRTAKAIPIASPKEDAELMQRAFDAVDAALAEGELVCIFPEGALTRDGDIAAFKSGVEKILARRPVPVVPMALKGMWASMWSRRDSRLGRMRVPRRFRADVEVVAGKAVDGAATDAAQLEAAVRALRGDDA
- a CDS encoding NAD(+) diphosphatase, producing the protein MPDTAASFLGHAFAGAPLDRADALRDDAEALARLWSDARVLVLDADGTAFADATGQPFLSSGHALGGGPGAAIFLGLQQERAWFVVEAATVTLQAPQRLDLRRAAAEWPAEVAGIFCYARGMSYWHSRNRYCGVCGGAVAFGRGGFIGRCGQCGTEHYPRVDPAVIVAVENGGRLLLGRQATWAPRRWSVLAGFVEPGETFEQTVTREVFEETRVRVTGAHYLGTQPWPFPGALMVGFHAEAHDDEPTVDGELEDARWFDAGEVGAALRRRGDGDDGRGILLPPPISIASTLIEHWYRRQRA
- a CDS encoding Integral membrane protein CcmA involved in cell shape determination, whose protein sequence is MFGNKSSRGSQLVVDALIGPQVVIRGDVMFSGGLYVEGRIEGKVVAEDGARATLTLAEQGHIEGEVRASVVVVSGSLDGDVHADERVELAPTARVNGNVHYQVVEMSAGAQLNGRLLHTGAMAALPAPQAVAAAPEEA
- a CDS encoding conserved membrane hypothetical protein (Evidence 4 : Homologs of previously reported genes of unknown function), whose protein sequence is MPPRRTLLLTALPAAALAAGVGIWALRSFDPNLPGNPFPPCVFLTLTGHYCAGCGITRALHALVHGDLATALRMNVLATSLLALVPPVAAWHAGWKPRRLRPFATLLASPWLWGVVLFGFWITRNLPWYPFNLLAPG